One window of Cryobacterium arcticum genomic DNA carries:
- a CDS encoding ABC transporter family substrate-binding protein: MRRRNSAFAAVAVLSASALLLTACAPGNTATDTSSSGPTEELPSTAWTAADAADVSDGGTLNLAINAMPVNWNTYEVDGNEVDSLNTVLPTTGGPIRVAEDGSTELNPDYAVSAEVISDDPQVVEVKLNPDAVWEDGSPITYKDYEATWKAMNGSNEEYLPASSAVFEDITAIERTDTDFDFTMTFDKITADWQSILVGEPGVLPVAAAETPAAFNEGYTSAPLPSSGPFMISNIDTSGQVVTLVRNPKWWGETPKLDTIIVKVIDGGTQATAFGNSETDVLYISSNADAYQTAKKRTDAEIQASGGLTWTHVTMNGSKGPLADVKVRQAIGHAVNRELISESANTPVGVPATTQGSYIFMPGQKGYEDNVGAAIGFDVDAAAKLFDEAGYELNDKGLREKDGKALTLSITVPAETPTNKQRAVQVQADLKDVGVTVELDEVPAAKYFSDYIIPGDYEMTSFSWQGTAFPISSTEALFSPVDSESNFTGITDDSLADLFDQANAELDPDARLKIADKIDKVLAAYVPIVPIAPLPNVYAVKSGLVNYGAKQFQSVDWTMVGWAK; this comes from the coding sequence ATGCGTCGTCGAAATTCCGCATTCGCGGCAGTCGCCGTTCTGAGCGCGTCTGCCTTGCTGCTCACGGCCTGCGCCCCGGGCAATACCGCCACCGACACCTCCAGTTCCGGCCCCACCGAGGAACTGCCCAGCACGGCCTGGACCGCCGCCGACGCGGCTGACGTGTCAGACGGCGGCACCCTCAACCTGGCCATCAACGCCATGCCGGTGAACTGGAACACCTACGAGGTGGACGGCAACGAGGTGGACAGCCTGAACACCGTGTTGCCCACCACCGGCGGGCCGATCCGGGTCGCCGAGGACGGCAGCACCGAGCTGAACCCCGACTACGCCGTCTCGGCCGAGGTCATCAGCGACGACCCGCAGGTCGTGGAGGTCAAGTTGAACCCCGACGCGGTGTGGGAGGACGGCTCGCCCATCACCTACAAGGACTACGAGGCCACCTGGAAGGCCATGAACGGCAGCAACGAGGAGTACCTCCCGGCCTCCTCGGCCGTGTTCGAGGACATCACCGCGATCGAGCGCACCGACACCGACTTCGACTTCACGATGACGTTCGACAAGATCACCGCCGACTGGCAGTCGATTCTCGTGGGCGAGCCCGGCGTTCTCCCCGTCGCCGCGGCGGAGACCCCCGCCGCCTTCAACGAGGGCTACACCAGCGCGCCGCTGCCCTCGTCGGGCCCATTCATGATCTCCAACATCGACACCTCCGGCCAGGTCGTGACGCTGGTGCGGAACCCCAAGTGGTGGGGTGAGACGCCCAAGCTGGACACCATCATCGTGAAGGTCATCGACGGCGGCACGCAGGCGACGGCGTTCGGCAACTCCGAGACCGATGTGCTCTACATCTCCTCCAACGCCGACGCGTACCAGACCGCCAAGAAGCGCACGGATGCCGAGATCCAGGCATCCGGCGGTCTCACCTGGACGCACGTCACCATGAACGGGTCCAAGGGCCCGCTCGCCGACGTGAAGGTGCGCCAGGCCATCGGGCACGCGGTGAACCGGGAGCTGATCTCCGAATCGGCCAACACCCCGGTGGGCGTGCCCGCCACCACGCAGGGCAGCTACATCTTCATGCCCGGCCAGAAGGGTTACGAGGACAACGTCGGCGCCGCCATCGGCTTCGACGTGGACGCCGCCGCGAAGCTGTTCGACGAGGCCGGCTACGAGTTGAACGACAAGGGCCTGCGGGAGAAAGACGGCAAGGCGCTGACCCTGTCGATCACCGTTCCCGCCGAGACCCCGACGAACAAGCAGCGCGCCGTGCAGGTGCAGGCCGACCTCAAGGATGTGGGCGTCACCGTCGAACTCGACGAGGTTCCCGCCGCCAAGTACTTCTCGGACTACATCATCCCGGGCGACTACGAGATGACGAGCTTCTCCTGGCAGGGTACGGCGTTCCCGATCTCGTCGACCGAGGCGCTGTTCTCCCCGGTCGACTCCGAGTCGAACTTCACCGGCATCACCGACGACTCGCTGGCCGACCTGTTCGACCAGGCCAACGCCGAGCTCGACCCCGATGCGCGGCTGAAGATCGCCGACAAGATCGACAAGGTGCTCGCCGCCTACGTGCCGATCGTGCCGATCGCGCCGCTGCCGAACGTCTACGCCGTCAAGTCCGGACTGGTCAACTATGGCGCCAAGCAGTTCCAGTCGGTCGACTGGACCATGGTGGGCTGGGCCAAGTAG